A stretch of DNA from Thermoanaerobaculia bacterium:
GAGACTTCCATGCCGGTCAGGATCGCGAGGTGCGTCTGCCACTCGAAGATCGACTGCAGCGTTCCCTGCGAGATCTCCGGCTGGTACGGCGTGTAGGAGGAGAGCCATTCCTCTCGGTAGAGCGTCTGGTCGGCGATCGCGGGCACGTAGTGGTGATAGCAGCCCGCCCCGAGGAAGTGCGCATGGCTGCGGGCATGGGCGTTGCGCGCCGAAACGGACCCGAGGTCGCGGCGCACCTCGATCTCCGAGAGCGGTCTTCCGATCGGGGGTTTGCGCGTCGTGCGGAACTCCGCCGGAACGTCGCCGAAGAGCTCCTCGAGGGAGCCCACGCCGATCGCGGCGAGCATCTCGGCGCGCTCGTCGTCGCTCGAAGGGAGGAATTTCACGGGTTCAGGACCTCAATGCTCTTCCGACTCTTCCTTGACGTATTTCTCGTACGCCTGGGCGTCCATCAGGTCCGAGACGTCGTCGGTCGAGAGCTTCAGCTTCACGAGCCAGCCGTCGCCGTAGGAGTCTTCGTTCAACGCCGCCGGATCCTCGACCGCCTGCGTGTTGACCTCCGTGACCTCGCCGGCGATCGGCGTGAAGAGCTCGGACACGGCCTTGACCGATTCGACCGTCCCGAACTCCTGTCCGGAGTCGAACACGTGGCCGACCTCGGGAAGCTCGAGATAGACGATCTCGCCCAGCTCCTTCTGCGCGTGCTCGGTGATCCCGACCGTCGCGACGTCGCCCTCGATCCGGACCCATTCGTGGCTCTTCGAATAGTGGAGGTCATCGGGAAACTTCATGACGCCCTTTCTCTCTTGTAAAACGGCGTTTCGACGACGCGCGCGCGCGCCGGGCGGCCGCGCAGATCGATGGTGAACTCCGTCCCGACCGCCGTGTCCGCGATCGGAAGATACGCCAGGCCGATCGACTTGCCGAGCGTGGGTGAAGGGATGCCGGAGGTGACCACGCCCGCTCCCGATGGCGACGCCGTCGCGTAGCCCTGCCGGGCGATTCCGCGGTCGAGGAGCTCGAAACCGGCGAGCTTCTTCGAAAGGCCCTTCTCCTTCTGCGCCGCGAGCGCCGCCCGGCCTTCGAAGTCGCCCTTCCCCATCTTGACGATCCAGCCGAGGTCCGCCTCGAGCGGCGTCACCGTGTCGTCGATGTCGTGGCCGTAGAGCGCCATCTTCGCCTCGAGGCGAAGCGTGTCGCGCGCGCCGAGCCCCGCGGGGAGGACGTCCCGGTCCCGGCCCGCCGCGAGGATCTCGCGGAAGAGCCGCGGCGCGTCGGCGGGCGAAACGTAGAGCTCGAAGCCTTTCTCGCCGGTGTAGCCGGTCCGGGAGATGATCGCGAGGGCTCCGGAGACCGACCCTTCCACGAAGCCGTAATAGGGGATCGCGGAGAGATCCGATTTCGTCATCGGCGCGAGGATCGATTCCGCGTCGGGGCCCTGGAGGGCGAGCAGGGCGAATTCGTCCGACGCGTCGCGCAGGCGCACGTCGTAGCCCTTCGCGATCTCGCGCGCGTGCGCGAAGTCCTTGGGCGTGTTGCCGGCGTTGACGACGAGGAGGTAGCGGTCCTCGCCGCGGCGGTAGACGAGCAGGTCGTCGATGAACGTCCCGCGGGGGGTGAGCATCCCGCTGTAATGGACGCGCCCGATCGCGAGCTTCGCGACGTCGTTGGTCGTGAGCCTCTGGAGGAACGCGAGGGCGTCCTTCCCCTCCACCTCGAACTCGCCCATGTGCGAGACGTCGAAGAGCCCGGCGCGCTCGCGGACGGCCCGATGCTCTTCGCGGATTCCCGAGTATTCGACCGGCATCTCCCAGCCGCCGAAATCGACCATCTTCGCGCCCAGCTCCCGATGGATGTCGTAGAGCGGGGTGCGCTTGAGCGCCGTCGTCGCGATCGTCATCGGAGCCCGCAAATTACATGATCTCCGGAGGAGGCGCAATGGCGCGAATGACTCACCGGAAAGGCGCCGGAACGGGAGCGCGACGCCGCCGTCGCGGCCAGGAGCGCGGCGGACGAAGCAACGCTCCCGCTCCCGTCCCGCGCTCGCGATCACGGGAGCGGGCCGGCTGCCGGGCGTTAAGATTCCTTCCCTCATGACATCCGACGACCTCCCGACGCGGATCCGGAGCGCCGCGCGCGCCGCCGAGCGCGCGGGACTGACGGCCGAATCGGACGACTTCCTGCGGCTCGCGTTCGAGGTCGAGGAAGCGATCGCCCCCATCGCGTTCTCGAACCGAGTCTTCTTCGAGATCGCCGGGATCGCGCAGACCCGGATCGTCCGAAAGGGAGATCGTGTCTACGACGCGGGCGAGCGGTCCCCCGATTTCTTTCTCGTCG
This window harbors:
- the gcvT gene encoding glycine cleavage system aminomethyltransferase GcvT; the protein is MTIATTALKRTPLYDIHRELGAKMVDFGGWEMPVEYSGIREEHRAVRERAGLFDVSHMGEFEVEGKDALAFLQRLTTNDVAKLAIGRVHYSGMLTPRGTFIDDLLVYRRGEDRYLLVVNAGNTPKDFAHAREIAKGYDVRLRDASDEFALLALQGPDAESILAPMTKSDLSAIPYYGFVEGSVSGALAIISRTGYTGEKGFELYVSPADAPRLFREILAAGRDRDVLPAGLGARDTLRLEAKMALYGHDIDDTVTPLEADLGWIVKMGKGDFEGRAALAAQKEKGLSKKLAGFELLDRGIARQGYATASPSGAGVVTSGIPSPTLGKSIGLAYLPIADTAVGTEFTIDLRGRPARARVVETPFYKRERAS
- the gcvH gene encoding glycine cleavage system protein GcvH, which translates into the protein MKFPDDLHYSKSHEWVRIEGDVATVGITEHAQKELGEIVYLELPEVGHVFDSGQEFGTVESVKAVSELFTPIAGEVTEVNTQAVEDPAALNEDSYGDGWLVKLKLSTDDVSDLMDAQAYEKYVKEESEEH